The following coding sequences are from one Corticium candelabrum chromosome 20, ooCorCand1.1, whole genome shotgun sequence window:
- the LOC134195610 gene encoding E3 SUMO-protein ligase ZBED1-like, which produces MSVREVPDRNYLKEAGLLPPRQCSSEVWRYFGFRGENGKIEDPKHVVCTINKCGAVLKYCGNTTNLAAHMKSRHPLVFMKTSLSRDSNPAKQKEKRAQEDQAVSMSSTVGEKAAFVSPFQLAAKLPTSSKRASVITDAVAYFIAKDMQPVSAVECLGFRSMFKVLEPRYEIPSRKTFTQRVLPALYVKVKESVATVVSLAEWYAITTDCWTSCANNSFIGVTFHTISNDWQLQHLVLENVELPDKHTAENLAASLEDILKQWELDSTKLSGATVDNAANIQKAVADILKWKCLGCFGHTINLCVKAGLKQQQIQVALARCSRLVKFFRKSTVAANLLTKKQAALESPVHKLVKDVETRWNSTYDMVQRIIEQQGPVCATLVELKRLDLLPKEEDFTLLEQLVNVLKPFRDVTIQVQGEQYVTISIIRPLLHHLTENVLQLQETDSSVIKNMKRDMVSNLGSRYQSLSISNLLDCACFLDPRFKSLPFMSEDNRKKLHTFVLEEAIDHYESLNSDTEPAASEEKNEDQLPLPKKHKSELGQLLGDMFTNLSQAKQVTSRDKAENVLQKYLDEPCLNIDENALKWWEQNSSRFPAISKIAQRLLCIPATSTPAERLFSTAGNIISSKRANLDPDNASMLCFLAENLQ; this is translated from the exons ATGAGTGTAAGGGAAGTACCAGACAGAAATTACTTGAAAGAAGCGGGTCTCCTGCCTCCTAGGCAGTGCTCTTCCGAAGTTTGGCGGTACTTTGGCTTCCGTGGTGAAAACGGGAAGATTGAGGATCCGAAACAC GTTGTATGCACCATCAACAAATGCGGCGCCGTTCTGAAGTACTGTGGTAACACCACCAACCTGGCCGCTCACATGAAATCTCGTCACCCGCTAGTGTTTATGAAAACAAGTCTCTCAAGAGACTCAAATCCCGCGAAGCAGAAGGAGAAACGTGCGCAAGAGGATCAGGCCGTCTCGATGTCATCTACTGTAGGAGAGAAAGCTGCATTCGTCAGTCCATTCCAACTCGCAGCAAAGCTACCAACATCCAGTAAGAGAGCCTCTGTGATCACTGACGCCGTTGCCTACTTCATTGCTAAAGACATGCAGCCGGTTAGTGCCGTAGAGTGCCTCGGATTTCGAAGTATGTTCAAGGTTCTTGAACCTCGCTATGAAATTCCGAGCCGAAAAACATTCACCCAAAGAGTGCTTCCCGCTCTCTATGTGAAAGTCAAGGAATCAGTTGCAACCGTGGTATCTTTGGCAGAATGGTACGCCATAACAACAGATTGTTGGACCAGTTGTGCCAACAACTCTTTTATCGGTGTCACCTTTCACACCATTAGTAATGACTGGCAGCTTCAGCACCTCGTCCTGGAGAATGTGGAGCTACCTGACAAGCACACAGCTGAGAACCTGGCTGCTAGTCTGGAGGATATTCTGAAGCAATGGGAACTTGATTCTACAAAACTTTCTGGTGCCACAGTAGACAACGCAGCCAACATACAAAAAGCAGTAGCAGATATTTTGAAATGGAAGTGCTTAGGTTGTTTTGGTCACACTATCAATCTATGTGTGAAAGCAGGGCTGAAACAGCAACAGATACAGGTGGCCCTTGCCAGATGTTCCAGGCTGGTCAAATTCTTTCGGAAATCCACAGTTGCTGCGAACCTCCTAACCAAGAAACAAGCAGCGTTGGAGTCTCCAGTGCATAAGCTGGTGAAGGATGTGGAGACACGATGGAATTCCACCTATGATATGGTTCAAAGGATCATAGAACAACAAGGTCCTGTGTGTGCAACACTGGTAGAGCTAAAACGATTAGACCTGTTGCCCAAGGAAGAAGACTTCACCCTGCTGGAGCAGTTGGTAAATGTCCTGAAGCCATTTAGAGATGTGACCATTCAAGTTCAAGGAGAACAGTATGTCACTATATCAATAATTAGACCACTCCTTCATCACCTCACTGAGAATGTGCTGCAACTACAGGAAACTGACTCCTCCGTAATCAAGAACATGAAGAGGGATATGGTCAGCAACCTTGGTTCTCGATACCAATCACTTTCAATTTCAAACCTGCTTGACTGTGCATGCTTTCTTGACCCAAGATTCAAGAGCCTGCCTTTCATGAGTGAGGACAATCGGAAAAAGCTTCACACATTTGTTTTGGAGGAGGCAATCGACCACTATGAGTCTCTAAATTCAGACACAGAACCAGCAGCTTCTGAAGAAAAGAATGAAGACCAGCTTCCACTGCCAAAAAAGCACAAGAGTGAATTAGGCCAGCTTCTTGGTGACATGTTTACCAATCTGAGTCAAGCGAAACAAGTGACCTCCAGGGACAAAGCAGAAAACGTCTTGCAGAAGTATCTTGATGAGCCATGCTTGAACATTGATGAGAATGCTTTGAAGTGGTGGGAGCAAAACAGTTCTCGGTTTCCTGCCATTTCCAAAATTGCCCAAAGACTACTCTGTATACCAGCCACAAGTACTCCTGCAGAAAGGCTCTTTTCAACAGCTGGGAACATTATCAGCTCAAAACGAGCGAACCTGGATCCCGATAATGCATCGATGTTGTGTTTCCTTGCAGAAAACTTGCAGTAG